Proteins encoded together in one Ipomoea triloba cultivar NCNSP0323 chromosome 4, ASM357664v1 window:
- the LOC116017802 gene encoding proteasome subunit beta type-5-B-like produces MARIDFSGLESTAPIRGESSALFDRIPRAPSFQIPNITDFDGFQKKAIQMVKPAKGTTTLAFIFKEGVMVAADSRASMGGYISSQSVKKIIEINPYMLGTMAGGAADCQFWHRNLGVKCRLHELANKRRISVAGASKLLANILYSYRGMGLSVGTMIAGWDETGPGLYYVDSEGGRLKGNRFSVGSGSPYAYGVLDNGYQFDLSVEEAAELARRSIYHATFRDGASGGVASVYHVGPNGWKKLSGDDVGELHYHYYPVEAASVEHEMID; encoded by the exons ATGGCGAGAATTGATTTTAGTGGGCTTGAATCAACTGCCCCGATTCGCGGGGAGAGTTCCGCGTTGTTTGATAGGATTCCCAGGGCCCCATCTTTTCAGATTCCAAATATTACAGAT TTTGATGGATTTCAGAAGAAAGCGATCCAAATGGTGAAGCCAGCTAAGGGAACCACCACTTTAGCTTTTATTTTTAAGGAGGGTGTGATGGTGGCAGCAGATTCTCGTGCCAGCATGGGAGGGTATATAT CATCACAGTCTGTGAAGAAGATAATTGAAATAAATCCCTATATGCTTGGTACAATGGCAGGAGGGGCAGCTGATTGCCAGTTCTGGCACAGGAATCTTGGTGTAaag TGTCGTCTCCATGAACTGGCAAATAAAAGAAGAATTTCAGTTGCTGGAGCTTCCAAGTTGTTGGCAAACATTCTATATTCTTACCGCGGAATGGGCTTGTCTGTTGGAACTATGATTGCTGGCTGGGATGAAACG GGTCCAGGACTCTATTACGTGGATAGTGAAGGTGGGCGTCTAAAGGGAAACAGATTCTCTGTGGGATCTGGTTCTCCATATGCTTATGGAGTTCTTGATAATGG GTACCAGTTTGATTTGTCTGTTGAAGAAGCTGCAGAGTTGGCTAGGCGGTCTATCTATCATGCAACGTTTCGTGATGGAGCCAGTGGAGGTGTTGCCAGTG TTTACCATGTTGGGCCAAATGGATGGAAGAAACTGTCAGGTGATGATGTTGGAGAGCTTCACTACCATTACTACCCAGTTGAAGCAGCATCAGTGGAGCATGAAATGATCGACTGA